In the genome of Streptosporangiales bacterium, the window CGGTCGCCGCCGCCGCGAGCACGTGTTCGGCGAGCGGTTCGAGGTCCTCGCGCGGTGCACGTGCGAGCAGCGAGGCACGCCGTTCGCGGGTGAGAGCGGTCACTCGTCATCTCCGATCTGGAAGACGTTGCGGATCACCTGGGGGTGCGACCACGAGGCGGAGTACTCGCCGAGCTGCGTGGTGCCCTCGATGCGGTTGAGGCTCTCGGAGTACCAGCACGGGCGCGGTGCCTCGTCACCGAGCAGGCTCGCCACGTCGGCGTCGGGGACGTCGAGCGAGACGTGGTGACGCCAGCGCCGCAGCGTGATCCCGTACACGTCGACCATCAGGGCGTGCACCGACACGTCGTCGTCGAGGTGCTCCTCGATGTCGGGCAGCCGGGAGCCGGACAGGCGGAGCGTCGCGACGCTCGCGGGCATGTCGTCGACGAGCGTGATGCGCCTGATCTCGACGATGTCGCCGCCGTCCGCGACCTCGAGCTCGTACGTGCTGCCGGGGTCGGGTGGACGCCTGATCACCCGCAGCAGCCGGCTGCTGGGACGCGCGCCGGTCGCGGCCACCGTGGCGGAGAAGCTCGGTGGCAGGTTCTTGTCGATCACGTAGTCGATGCGCCGGCGGACGAACGTCCCCGCGCCGCGGACCCGCCTGACCAGGTAGCGAAGCTCGAGCTCCTGCAGGGCGGCGCGTGCGGTGATGCGGCTGACGCCGTGGCTCGCGACGAGCTGGTGCTCCGAGGGTGCACGGGTGCCGACGTCGGCGTCGCGCAGCTCTGCCGCGAGCTCGTCGGCGAGCTCGAGATACGTCGGGCGGGTTGTCATGACAACCACGATGCCGGCGGCAGGTGAAGGGAACGGGTGGCGCCGGGTGAACAACAGTCGACGCGGCGGGGACGGTGACCCATCAGGCGAGGGAGCGGCGCAGGCGGTCGGACACCAGCTGCACCGCAAGGACGACGACGAACAGGGCGGCGATGATCGCGCCGACGAGGTCGTACTGCAGCTGGGTGAAGCCCTGCGACATGGTGTAGCCGAGCTTGCCCACGCCGATGATCCCCAGCAGCGGGATCGCCCGGATCATGACGTCGAACGCGTACAGCACGCTGCTCGTGATCGACGGCACGACCTGCGCCCAGACGCCCGCGAGCAGCTCCTGCCATCGCGTCGCGCCCGCGGCGAGCACCCCCTCGCGCGGGCCAGGCCGGATCTCCTCGACGACGTCGGCGACCAGCTTGGCGAGGAACGGGCAGACGGCGAGGGTGAGCACGAGGACGGCGGTGATCGGCTCGAGACCGAAGACGGCGACGGCGACCACTGCGATCGCGGCCTCCGGCACGCTGCGCGCCAGCACCAGGCCGGCCCGGGCGGGCGCGTACAGCAGCCGGTGCGGCGCGACGTTGCTCGCGGCGAGCAGGCCCCACGGCACCCCGATCACGGCACACGCGACGATCGCCACCAGCGACACCGCGAGCGTCTGGATGAGCCCGTCGAGCAGGTCGACCCAGAACGGGACGCCGCCCGCCTCCGCCAGCAGCGTCTGCGGGGTCGGGACGAACGCGATGACGCTGGAGACGAACCCGTCGGCGAGCTTGCCGAGGTCGGCCAGGCGGACGTCGACGAGCAGCGCGGCGGCGACCACGGTCGCCACCGCGAGGGCGCCGAACGCCCACACCCGCCGGCGCTCGGATGTCCACGGCACGCGCAGCCGCTCCCGGTCGATCGCCGGGGTGCGTGCCGGCCGGCCCGAGCCGTCTCCCTGGCCGGGGCGTCCGGCGAGCACGCCGCCGACCGCGCGCCGCAGCACGACGGAGATGCCCTCGAACACCAGGCAGCACGCCATGATGATCACGACGACCGCGGCGAGCTCCTGGTACGTCGTGGGCGCGCCGCCGTACTTCTGCAGCAGCAGGCCCATCCCACCGGCGCCGACGAAGCCGAGCAGCGTCGCGCCGCGGAAGTTGACGTCGAGCCGGTACAGCGCGACGGCGAGGAACGACGGCACGACCTGGGGGAGTACGCCGGCGGTGAGGCGTTGCACCGGCCCCGCTCCCGCCGCCGTGCCCGCCTCGACCGGGCCGGGCTCGATCCGTTCGATCGCCTCGGTGAACAGCCGGCCCAGCATGCCGATCGAGTGGAGTGCGAGTGCGAGGATGCCGGGCAGCGGACCGATGCCGGTGCTCACCACGAAGAACAGGGCGAACGCGATGTCGGGGACGACCCTGCACACCACGACGATCGCGCGGGCGACGGTGCGGACGACCGGATGGGGGGTCGTGTTCCGCGCGGCGGCGACCGCGATCGGGGCGGCCAGGATGGCGGCGAGTGTCGTGCCGAGCACCGCCATCCAGAGTGTCTCGACGGCCGCCGTGAGCGCCTCGCCGGTGACGCCGAAGTCCGGTGGCCACGCGCGCGCGGCGATGTCAGGGACGGCCGTGACCGCCTGGCCGACCCGGCTGAGGTCGAAGTCGAGGTAGGCGAGCGAGGCGCACGCCGCGATGACGAAGGTGAGGGCCGTCGCGGGCGTCAGCAGGCGGCGCACCGTCACCGGTGGCGCGAGCGTCTCCCGTGCCACCGATGACGCCGAGGTCATCAGGCTGCCTGTGTCGCGTACACCGCGTCGAGCCGGCCCCGGTCGAGGCTCCCGGCCGCCCCGTCGAGCACGACGCGTCCGTCCCGCATGCCGACGACGCGATGCGCCCAGGCGAGCACGAGGTCGACCTGATGGAGGCTGCAGACGACGGTGAGCCGGTCCTCGGTGCAGATGCGGAACAGGATCTCGAGCACCTGCGCAGACGTCTCGGGGTCGAGCGACGCGACCGGCTCGTCCGCCAGCACGAGCTCGGGACGCTGCATCAGCATCCGCGCGATGGCGACGCGTTGCTGCTGGCCGCCGGACAGCGTGTCGGCGCGCTGGAACGCGCGGTCGCCGAGGCCCACCCGGTCGAGCTGGGTGAGAGCGTCGCGCCGCAGCTCCTTCGACCAGGTGAGCACGCCGTAGCGAGGCCCGGTGACCCGGCCGAGTGCGCCGTTGAGGACGTTCTCCATCGCCGTGAGCCGGCCGACGAGGTGGAACTGCTGGAACACCATGCCGACGCGTCCGCGCAGCCGCCGCAGCTCCGCACCCCGTGCGGACGTGGCGTCGACGTCGAGCACGCGCACGTGACCCGAGGTCGGCGTGCACAGGCCGTTGAACGTCCGCAGCAGCGTCGACTTGCCCGACCCCGAACGTCCGACGAGGGCGACCAGCTCGCCGGTGCTCACCCGGAGGTCGACGCGGT includes:
- a CDS encoding UTRA domain-containing protein, which produces MTTRPTYLELADELAAELRDADVGTRAPSEHQLVASHGVSRITARAALQELELRYLVRRVRGAGTFVRRRIDYVIDKNLPPSFSATVAATGARPSSRLLRVIRRPPDPGSTYELEVADGGDIVEIRRITLVDDMPASVATLRLSGSRLPDIEEHLDDDVSVHALMVDVYGITLRRWRHHVSLDVPDADVASLLGDEAPRPCWYSESLNRIEGTTQLGEYSASWSHPQVIRNVFQIGDDE
- the phnE gene encoding phosphonate ABC transporter, permease protein PhnE, which produces MTSASSVARETLAPPVTVRRLLTPATALTFVIAACASLAYLDFDLSRVGQAVTAVPDIAARAWPPDFGVTGEALTAAVETLWMAVLGTTLAAILAAPIAVAAARNTTPHPVVRTVARAIVVVCRVVPDIAFALFFVVSTGIGPLPGILALALHSIGMLGRLFTEAIERIEPGPVEAGTAAGAGPVQRLTAGVLPQVVPSFLAVALYRLDVNFRGATLLGFVGAGGMGLLLQKYGGAPTTYQELAAVVVIIMACCLVFEGISVVLRRAVGGVLAGRPGQGDGSGRPARTPAIDRERLRVPWTSERRRVWAFGALAVATVVAAALLVDVRLADLGKLADGFVSSVIAFVPTPQTLLAEAGGVPFWVDLLDGLIQTLAVSLVAIVACAVIGVPWGLLAASNVAPHRLLYAPARAGLVLARSVPEAAIAVVAVAVFGLEPITAVLVLTLAVCPFLAKLVADVVEEIRPGPREGVLAAGATRWQELLAGVWAQVVPSITSSVLYAFDVMIRAIPLLGIIGVGKLGYTMSQGFTQLQYDLVGAIIAALFVVVLAVQLVSDRLRRSLA
- the phnC gene encoding phosphonate ABC transporter ATP-binding protein, with product MATDATSLRAPAETAKAPTPASDDVIETHDLVKTYGATTACDRVDLRVSTGELVALVGRSGSGKSTLLRTFNGLCTPTSGHVRVLDVDATSARGAELRRLRGRVGMVFQQFHLVGRLTAMENVLNGALGRVTGPRYGVLTWSKELRRDALTQLDRVGLGDRAFQRADTLSGGQQQRVAIARMLMQRPELVLADEPVASLDPETSAQVLEILFRICTEDRLTVVCSLHQVDLVLAWAHRVVGMRDGRVVLDGAAGSLDRGRLDAVYATQAA